In Aquiflexum balticum DSM 16537, a single genomic region encodes these proteins:
- a CDS encoding DUF6526 family protein, whose product MQNYKNHTRYFPLHHFLITPLTLIIMAWSLVNLFTLWETKEISQALYNILIAFVLLLLPVLARIYALKTQDRIIRLEMRQRYFELTGTSFLKMEKKLRMSQIIALRFAGDEELIPLMEKAVKDKLKSNEIKKSIQNWQEDRRRV is encoded by the coding sequence ATGCAAAATTATAAAAACCACACACGCTATTTTCCTTTGCACCATTTCCTGATCACTCCCCTGACATTGATAATCATGGCTTGGTCATTGGTCAACTTATTTACCCTTTGGGAAACAAAGGAAATATCCCAAGCACTATATAATATTCTGATTGCATTTGTCTTGTTGCTACTTCCTGTGCTCGCCCGTATTTATGCGTTGAAAACACAAGATAGAATAATCCGTTTGGAGATGAGACAACGGTATTTTGAGTTGACTGGTACTTCTTTCCTTAAAATGGAAAAAAAGCTACGTATGTCCCAAATTATTGCCCTGCGTTTTGCAGGTGACGAGGAATTAATTCCCTTGATGGAAAAAGCAGTAAAGGATAAATTAAAATCCAATGAAATCAAAAAATCAATCCAAAACTGGCAGGAAGACCGAAGGCGTGTTTAA
- a CDS encoding SatD family protein, which produces MLAVITGDIIDSRSLGNQEEWLIPIQSLFSKWGRVNETWEIFRGDSFQLEELDPLDALRKAFMIKATIKSITGDQLQKRMGPVDVRMSIGIGEKQNEFTPIGTRTGSAYFHSGEAFELLRKKEQNLMIKSDWEDFDREINLMFKLALILMDNWTVNAAEIVAIGLENPSLKQVEIASMLELEQQSVSGRFKRAYFEELMELDNVYRLKLKKLLP; this is translated from the coding sequence ATGCTTGCAGTTATAACAGGAGATATCATTGATTCCAGGAGTCTGGGCAATCAGGAGGAATGGCTGATTCCTATTCAATCCTTATTTTCAAAATGGGGACGGGTCAACGAAACATGGGAGATTTTTAGGGGAGACAGTTTTCAATTAGAAGAATTGGATCCATTGGATGCTTTACGAAAGGCTTTTATGATCAAAGCGACCATCAAATCCATAACGGGTGATCAATTACAAAAAAGGATGGGTCCAGTAGATGTCAGGATGTCCATAGGGATCGGAGAAAAGCAAAATGAATTTACACCGATAGGAACACGGACGGGATCTGCCTATTTTCATTCCGGAGAAGCTTTTGAACTCCTTCGCAAAAAGGAACAAAACCTGATGATCAAATCAGATTGGGAAGATTTTGACAGGGAGATCAACCTGATGTTTAAATTGGCCCTGATTTTAATGGATAACTGGACGGTGAATGCGGCGGAGATAGTGGCAATTGGATTGGAAAATCCAAGCCTTAAGCAAGTTGAAATTGCCTCAATGCTTGAACTCGAGCAACAATCCGTGAGTGGAAGATTCAAAAGGGCATATTTTGAAGAATTGATGGAGTTGGATAATGTTTATAGACTTAAACTCAAAAAACTTCTGCCATGA
- a CDS encoding DUF3307 domain-containing protein: protein MILFIKLLLAHLIGDFLLQSKSWIEDKTKNKGKSSKLYLHVLIHGALVMLLLFDLKYWPIALGITVAHFLIDWAKLYFQKPTNKTFWFVFDQFLHVLVIVALTLIWIYPDTSWLEFLKSMRFWSYLTALVFLIFAVSIIMNVLLYKWSSQIIDEENQSLPNAGKYIGILERLLVFVFIITDHWEAVGFLITAKSVFRFGDLKESKDRKLTEYILIGTLLSFGFAILTSLAFQYLTEFF, encoded by the coding sequence ATGATCCTATTTATCAAACTCCTCTTGGCCCATTTAATTGGAGATTTTTTACTTCAATCAAAATCATGGATTGAGGACAAAACAAAGAATAAAGGAAAATCATCAAAGCTTTATTTGCATGTTTTGATACATGGGGCTTTGGTGATGTTGTTGTTATTTGACTTAAAGTACTGGCCTATAGCTCTAGGAATTACAGTTGCACATTTTCTTATAGATTGGGCAAAGTTGTATTTTCAGAAACCAACCAATAAAACTTTCTGGTTTGTTTTTGATCAATTCCTCCATGTGTTGGTAATTGTTGCCCTGACATTGATTTGGATTTATCCTGATACCTCATGGTTGGAGTTTCTGAAGTCAATGAGGTTTTGGTCATATTTGACCGCATTGGTCTTTTTGATTTTTGCTGTTTCGATCATCATGAATGTGCTTTTGTATAAGTGGTCAAGTCAAATCATAGACGAAGAAAATCAGTCGCTTCCAAATGCCGGAAAATATATTGGAATTCTAGAAAGACTTTTGGTTTTTGTATTCATCATCACAGACCATTGGGAGGCAGTAGGTTTTTTGATAACCGCCAAGTCTGTTTTCCGCTTCGGTGACTTAAAAGAATCCAAGGACCGAAAACTGACCGAATATATCCTGATAGGGACATTGCTTAGTTTTGGTTTTGCCATTCTGACCTCTTTGGCTTTTCAATACCTGACCGAATTCTTTTGA
- a CDS encoding metallophosphoesterase family protein — MNRRPFLKKLTVLSSAISTMPFITFGKMHFPANTNLKFIIASDGHFGQPNTDFEKSHKALIEAIHLEENVDFVVFNGDLIHDEPKWMPEVKKAYDTLKVPYFPVKGNHDRISETDWEEIWGIPADHAFISKQKFGVILANSSNQAGDYLCVDAVFLKNKLDDFKGLSHVFIFIHISQNDWTKHGVACDEILGMIGSYPNVRAVFHGHDHDVDGIMLNRKKPYLWSGHFGGSWGSPNPGYRVCEVGEDGKTVTYLKAMKDGKILSGHTL; from the coding sequence ATGAACCGTAGACCTTTCTTAAAAAAGCTGACTGTATTGAGCAGCGCCATTTCCACTATGCCATTTATCACTTTTGGGAAAATGCATTTTCCCGCTAACACAAATCTGAAATTCATTATTGCTTCTGATGGACATTTTGGTCAGCCCAATACTGACTTTGAAAAATCACATAAAGCCTTGATTGAAGCCATACATTTAGAAGAAAATGTGGACTTTGTGGTTTTCAATGGAGATTTAATCCATGATGAACCCAAGTGGATGCCTGAAGTCAAAAAGGCATATGACACCCTCAAGGTTCCTTATTTTCCTGTAAAGGGAAACCATGACCGAATTTCAGAAACCGATTGGGAAGAAATTTGGGGAATACCTGCGGACCATGCTTTTATCAGTAAACAAAAATTCGGAGTCATACTCGCCAACAGTTCCAATCAGGCGGGAGACTACCTTTGTGTGGATGCTGTTTTTTTGAAAAATAAATTGGATGATTTCAAAGGGCTTTCCCATGTTTTCATCTTTATCCATATTTCCCAAAATGACTGGACCAAGCATGGAGTAGCCTGTGATGAAATATTGGGAATGATAGGAAGCTATCCTAATGTCCGTGCGGTATTTCATGGGCATGACCATGATGTGGACGGCATCATGCTCAACCGTAAAAAGCCATATCTTTGGTCAGGACATTTTGGAGGCAGTTGGGGGTCTCCTAATCCGGGATACCGCGTTTGTGAAGTGGGGGAAGATGGTAAAACAGTAACCTATTTAAAGGCGATGAAAGATGGAAAAATATTGAGTGGGCATACGCTTTAA
- a CDS encoding DUF1573 domain-containing protein, producing the protein MFQSLALALLVLICLPLGAQTLERKTLTWEQKKIDIGAVLEEKGPVQAEFFAVNAHQDSIFITDVITDCGCTTVDFSKDTLMNEGIASIKVQFDPDHRGGEFSKVIIIRTNQDIYGDTLYLEGINMPIPENIEMAYPHRIGNLGFKLSAINMGNVFTNEPKIKYVEVHNFGSTEVSLEKLQAGIPAYLQVSLEPENLQPSQRGLLILSYDGQSKNDLGYFDERIQLGLNDDQKLDLRVMSVVYEYFSPVPKSMESIVPKLEISSAEIDLKDISANSKVSRTVTFTNSGKETLHIRKVSTNCNCVQTELENNILEPGESTDLKFTFDPKGRKGIDHKHISVFSNDPLNPVRTIVVRSTVK; encoded by the coding sequence ATGTTTCAAAGCCTTGCTTTAGCCCTTTTGGTGCTGATTTGTTTACCCCTTGGTGCTCAAACACTTGAAAGGAAAACCCTGACATGGGAACAAAAAAAGATTGACATCGGAGCTGTTTTGGAAGAAAAAGGTCCTGTACAGGCGGAGTTTTTTGCTGTCAATGCACATCAGGATTCGATTTTTATCACCGATGTGATTACGGATTGCGGATGTACTACAGTGGATTTTTCAAAGGATACCTTGATGAATGAAGGCATTGCCTCTATCAAAGTACAATTTGATCCGGACCATAGGGGCGGAGAGTTTTCCAAGGTGATTATCATCAGAACAAATCAGGATATCTACGGTGATACTTTATATCTTGAAGGTATCAATATGCCAATTCCTGAAAATATAGAGATGGCTTATCCCCATAGAATTGGTAATCTAGGATTCAAGCTTTCTGCAATCAATATGGGTAATGTTTTTACCAATGAACCAAAAATAAAATATGTGGAGGTTCATAATTTTGGTAGCACGGAAGTTTCACTTGAAAAGCTTCAAGCAGGTATTCCTGCCTATCTTCAGGTTTCATTGGAGCCCGAAAATCTTCAGCCCAGCCAAAGAGGATTATTGATACTTTCTTATGATGGCCAAAGCAAGAATGATCTGGGGTATTTTGATGAAAGGATTCAGTTGGGATTGAATGATGATCAAAAGCTTGATTTAAGGGTCATGTCCGTGGTCTATGAATATTTTTCCCCAGTACCGAAGAGTATGGAGTCCATAGTGCCAAAATTGGAAATTTCAAGTGCAGAAATAGATTTGAAGGATATTTCAGCCAATTCCAAAGTCAGCAGGACTGTTACATTTACCAATTCCGGAAAGGAGACGCTGCATATTCGGAAAGTTTCAACAAATTGTAATTGTGTGCAAACTGAATTGGAAAACAACATATTGGAACCTGGCGAAAGTACAGATCTGAAATTTACTTTTGACCCCAAAGGGAGAAAGGGGATTGATCATAAACATATTTCGGTTTTTAGCAATGACCCACTTAATCCGGTCAGAACTATTGTGGTGAGAAGTACTGTGAAATAG
- a CDS encoding polysaccharide deacetylase family protein, which translates to MNYKTIKSMFSLIFFLMIQMASSQEFTFQTEIQKWPEGKKAAISLTYDDGTYNQFDIALPIMEELNMKGTFYINTGEIPSSRYRAKFLGRDPQLIIDETATVKTSMNNIFERASLIRFLDMSGAVSFHDRAGATFEQGRIEEACEILDEAYSAARKLKTVKLISPKIIDGPMIDWDRIREYAKRGHEFGVHTISHPRLAVLDEPNLLYELEKCRDEIEEQLGREFLFSAECPFGTENERVMEYALDMFPATRNRMPEAYLEEINRSGMFDPSKDYDKAYIQWQRGPLSKTSPELMNSWVDDILTREDTWLVLVFHGIEGIGWEAIPEERIKSYFEYIDSKSSDIWVGTFAEVTQYMRQRMATPIEMKISGNNQINIQLTSELDPYWYNQDLTLKTYLPKSWNKIEIAQKDYSGPLEIQKDDKGNFVQYIANSQNGEIILRNITD; encoded by the coding sequence ATGAACTATAAAACAATTAAATCCATGTTTTCCCTGATTTTTTTTCTAATGATCCAAATGGCAAGCAGCCAAGAATTTACATTTCAAACTGAAATTCAAAAATGGCCTGAAGGAAAAAAAGCGGCCATTTCTCTAACATATGATGATGGGACCTATAATCAGTTTGATATTGCATTGCCCATCATGGAAGAATTAAATATGAAGGGAACGTTTTACATCAATACCGGGGAAATACCTTCTTCCCGATATAGAGCAAAGTTTCTAGGCAGGGATCCCCAGCTGATTATTGATGAAACCGCCACTGTCAAGACCTCAATGAATAATATTTTTGAACGTGCTTCTCTTATTCGTTTTTTAGATATGTCTGGTGCAGTTTCTTTTCATGACCGCGCAGGTGCCACATTTGAACAAGGCCGTATTGAAGAAGCTTGTGAGATTTTGGATGAAGCTTATAGTGCTGCCAGGAAATTAAAGACCGTCAAGTTAATCTCACCAAAAATCATCGATGGACCTATGATAGATTGGGATAGAATCAGAGAATATGCCAAAAGAGGTCATGAGTTTGGGGTGCATACCATTTCTCACCCCCGATTAGCAGTATTGGATGAACCCAATCTCTTGTACGAGCTCGAAAAGTGCAGGGATGAAATAGAGGAACAACTAGGCAGGGAGTTCTTGTTTTCTGCCGAATGTCCCTTTGGCACCGAAAATGAAAGGGTGATGGAATATGCTTTGGATATGTTTCCTGCTACAAGAAACAGGATGCCGGAAGCATATTTGGAAGAAATCAACCGTTCAGGAATGTTTGATCCTAGTAAGGATTATGACAAGGCATATATCCAATGGCAAAGAGGACCTTTGTCAAAAACCTCTCCTGAGTTGATGAATTCTTGGGTGGATGATATTTTGACACGAGAAGATACCTGGCTAGTACTTGTTTTTCACGGAATTGAAGGGATTGGTTGGGAGGCAATTCCGGAGGAAAGGATCAAGAGTTATTTTGAATATATAGACTCCAAATCTTCAGATATTTGGGTGGGTACCTTTGCAGAAGTCACTCAATATATGCGTCAGAGAATGGCAACACCGATAGAGATGAAAATCAGTGGAAATAATCAAATCAATATTCAATTAACTTCTGAACTCGATCCTTATTGGTACAATCAGGATTTAACTCTCAAAACTTATTTGCCAAAAAGCTGGAACAAAATAGAAATTGCCCAAAAGGATTACTCCGGCCCTCTTGAAATACAAAAAGATGACAAGGGAAATTTCGTTCAATATATTGCTAACAGTCAGAATGGGGAAATTATATTGAGAAATATTACCGATTAA
- the trpS gene encoding tryptophan--tRNA ligase, whose product MARILTGIQSSGKPHLGNILGAIAPAVELTKKEENESFIFIADLHSLTSIKDGQQRKENTLAVAAAWLAFGLDINRTVFYRQSMIPEVTELTWYMSCFTPYPMLANAHSFKDKSDRLADVNAGLFIYPVLMACDILLYSADIVPVGKDQLQHLEMARDIATSFNHKMEEDILTIPEPRISDSVMTIPGTDGQKMSKSYNNYIDIFLPEKELKKNINSIITDSTPLEEPKNPDTCNVFKLYSLVAEESQTATLREKYLAGNFGYGHAKKEFQDLIQTKYSEERKLYDYFMNNPKELEAKLSEGEAKAREISKEILGKVRTKLGF is encoded by the coding sequence ATGGCAAGAATTCTAACAGGCATTCAAAGTTCGGGCAAACCTCATTTGGGAAACATCCTTGGTGCTATAGCACCTGCCGTGGAATTGACCAAAAAAGAAGAAAACGAATCATTCATCTTCATTGCGGACCTGCATTCTTTGACTTCAATCAAAGATGGCCAACAGAGAAAGGAAAATACTTTAGCGGTAGCGGCAGCATGGTTAGCTTTTGGATTGGATATTAACAGAACGGTCTTTTACAGGCAATCCATGATTCCGGAAGTTACAGAACTTACATGGTACATGAGTTGCTTCACACCCTATCCCATGTTGGCCAATGCGCATAGTTTCAAGGACAAGTCTGACCGTTTGGCTGATGTGAACGCCGGACTGTTCATATACCCTGTTTTGATGGCCTGTGACATTCTGCTATATAGTGCTGATATAGTACCGGTTGGCAAAGATCAGTTACAGCATCTTGAAATGGCACGAGACATTGCGACTTCATTCAACCATAAAATGGAGGAGGATATTCTGACCATACCGGAACCAAGAATTTCAGATTCAGTCATGACAATACCTGGAACTGATGGCCAAAAAATGAGTAAGTCCTACAACAATTACATTGATATTTTCCTTCCTGAAAAGGAGCTAAAAAAGAATATCAATAGCATCATCACGGACAGCACCCCCTTAGAAGAACCAAAAAATCCCGATACCTGCAATGTATTTAAATTATACTCACTTGTAGCAGAGGAATCCCAAACGGCAACTTTGAGAGAAAAATATCTTGCAGGAAACTTTGGTTACGGACATGCAAAAAAGGAATTTCAAGACCTGATTCAAACCAAATATTCAGAGGAAAGAAAACTGTATGATTATTTTATGAACAATCCTAAAGAGCTTGAGGCGAAACTGTCTGAAGGCGAAGCCAAAGCCAGAGAAATTTCAAAAGAAATTTTAGGAAAGGTGCGGACTAAATTGGGATTTTGA
- a CDS encoding agmatine deiminase family protein, producing the protein MIKGTDTDTVFLSQLLLSDSRFTETCKELMSILTKNQIPFHFLSGAKDIWCRDYMPLQVTKDRFVQFRYEPSYLRPYPEHYTDPVFVCLENGIEAEKSNIILDGGNVVNWSDKVIMTDRFFDENPDYSDKVKLVTDLENQLETEVIIIPQVKMDYTGHADGLVRFVDEMTLIGNHREFEYQYWTKKMNVLLEKKGLNYIDIPFFEYHLRKHPSNAIGCYVNFLEVNNLIVVPIFEVEGNRDKEIKNIFKETFPDRIIETINFNEIGYYGGLLNCVTWTVQSDPRVRS; encoded by the coding sequence ATGATAAAAGGTACCGATACCGATACTGTATTTCTATCACAGTTGTTGCTCAGTGATTCCAGATTTACAGAAACATGTAAGGAGTTGATGTCTATTTTGACCAAAAACCAAATCCCTTTTCATTTTCTTTCCGGAGCCAAAGATATTTGGTGCCGTGATTATATGCCCCTACAGGTCACAAAGGATCGATTTGTTCAGTTTCGGTATGAACCTTCCTACCTAAGACCTTATCCCGAACATTACACTGATCCGGTTTTTGTCTGTTTAGAAAACGGCATTGAAGCTGAAAAATCCAATATTATTCTGGATGGAGGAAATGTGGTCAATTGGTCAGACAAAGTGATTATGACAGATAGGTTTTTCGATGAAAATCCGGATTACTCAGACAAGGTCAAATTGGTCACTGATCTTGAAAATCAGTTGGAAACCGAAGTGATTATCATTCCTCAGGTCAAAATGGACTATACAGGTCATGCAGATGGGTTGGTCCGCTTTGTGGATGAAATGACTTTGATCGGAAACCACCGTGAATTCGAATATCAGTATTGGACAAAGAAAATGAATGTGCTGCTCGAAAAAAAAGGACTGAATTATATCGACATTCCATTTTTTGAATATCACTTGAGAAAACATCCTTCGAATGCCATCGGATGTTATGTAAATTTTTTGGAAGTCAATAATTTGATTGTGGTTCCAATATTTGAAGTGGAGGGAAATAGGGATAAAGAAATCAAAAATATTTTTAAGGAGACTTTTCCAGACCGGATTATTGAAACCATCAATTTCAATGAAATCGGGTATTATGGAGGTTTGTTGAACTGTGTCACTTGGACAGTGCAGTCTGACCCAAGGGTTCGGTCTTAA